The stretch of DNA CGCTGGGGCCGCGTGCGCGACACGTTCCCCCTCTCCGAGCTCATCGCCGGCCGGCGCCGCCTGCCCCGGAACCGCTCCCCGGGCCCGCCCGCGCTGGGCGGTGCCGCCGCGGCTGCGCCGCCATTGGCGCTGCGGCCCGCGGGGCCCGCCCCGGCAGCCGCCGCGCCGGTGCAGTCTGCGGGCGAGGCCAGGCCGGCGCCGCTCCGGAGGTTGCGCGGGGCGGGCTCAGCGCTGCCAGGGCCGCGCGTTCtccggccggggccggggcgctgACGGCCGCCTCCTGCCGCGCCGTTACTCAGCACAGCCGGCGTCCCCACACCTCACCGACCCGGCAGTCGGGAGAGCGTGGGGCCACCGAGCGGAGCGCCAGGTGCAGGTAGGGGCTGTCCTCCGCCGGCGCGGCGGGGATGGACGGTGTGCGGGTGACCCGCTGCCGCGGTGCGTGGGCGAGTTGTTTCCTCCTCGCAGGTCCGTCCGTGTCTCTTCCCCCGCTCGGACCCGCGGCCCGTCCGCACCGCCTGGCGCGGGCGCGTGTCGGCCCCTGGGGCGAGCGGAAGGGCCCGCGGCAGCCACCGGCGTTTCCTCAGAGAGGCGGGCGGCGCGGCTTCGGTCTCGGGCACGAACCGGGCGGGGAGCTGCTGGCCCCGGCCACCTTCCTGGCCGCGTCCCTGTGCCGCTGGGCTcgggggtgtctgggggtgtCGCCTGCCTCAGGGTGCCCGGGTGCTGTGGGCGATCTGTCCCGGTGCTCCCGTCTCCGTGGTCTTGCCCTGGACTCCTTTGTTGGCAACGGGCGCCCTGACTTGTACACGCTTGCTAAAGTCCGGCTTTTCGTGGCTCCGAACAGTGCCTTTGAGTCACTGCTGAGGACTTCTGCGGAACCCTCTTCAGATGCGGACGCCTGAGGAGTTAATTTAGCTCCCGCCAGCCTGGTTAAGTTTATTCCTTCAGCTTCTGCTTTTGAGGGTGGGAGTGACGGTGGCCTCAACATTGCTCTCAGGTATTGCTGATATAAAAATTTGGAGTATTTGTTCAGTAATTAAGGAGGAAGTTGGCGGCTGCGGAAATCAGAGTAGAACCACCTGAGCGCGGAGCGGTGTGCAGGGCGGAGCTCCTCGCTGGTGGCCGGCCGGGCTGGGGCGGCTGGAACACAGCGGGGCTTCAGCGCCCACGGCTTTAGCAGGGCAGGTCCGGGCTCTATGTCCAAGGCCTTATGTAATCGACTTAATCCTGCAGTTGTCTATCTGGAACCTTTAGAGGTTTAGTTTGTTCTTCGGATGATAAAGGATGTCTGGATTTTTCAGTGGGAGTTTCCtgtattcccttttttttttttccccagctgtgccactAGGTTTTGATATATACAAAGTAACTAGCAGAGGATGTATAGTGTCTCTCTATTTAAGTTAAGATAGCTAGAATTTGTAAGACTAGCAATGGTGTTCATTTGTTTAGAATCAAATTAACCAAAGTAAAGTTTTCGTTCCATCAGGCTTCTCCGTTTTCCTGCAGTCCTTTGTCCTTTGAAAACTTCCTTAAATAGTTACTTCACAGTAATTTCTTAAGTATAGCTTTTTCATAATTGAATTGACTTtcttttgtgttgttttctgGACTTACTATGTATTCTTTCTTAATGTTCTCTTAATCAGACACTTAACGACACTTAATCAGACATTCTTTCTTACTGAACATTTTATTGCTTTAACTGTTGGACTAGTTAAAGGATATTCATATCCTTCTGTTCCATTTTTAATATAACACAGGTGTTGAAATAAGTATTGGTACTTCAGTAGTGGCTTGAACTCAAATCTTCATTGTATTGTGTTCAGTCAAAGTGTGAAGGAAAATACTTCAGAATTTCTTGTTTCAGCAGTATATAATGAACactaaagatgaaaaaaaaccaaacaatcaaacaacaaacccacaaccaaaatacacacaaatagcaaccaagcaaaaaaaatccccagcaatTTTAATATCTTGCCCGTTATGGTTTGAACAACACTTAAAGTTCCAAACCAGCAGCTATATTTATGAGTTTGACTTTGTTCTTGTGAATAGTTTGCATGAAATAGGcactttaatttaaataaacaattagaataatttatatttaatgtaAATATAAGATTTCTAGATAAGTGTTTGCAAGGGTTGGGCTGCTTTTGAGACTAATACATACTAAAATATTCAAAGGTTCCACTTTCTTGTTATTATGTACAGAGATCAGAGGACAGGAATAATTgcttatatgaaaaaaatacatttgtgttATCCTATGAATCATGAGATAAATACTTGATCTTAAAGATTAAGATTAAATAGacttttttccacttttgtCAGCCTTTATGAGAAGGCTAATTGCCACAGAATGAATTAAAATCACTGCGTGTGGGCAGTTTTACATTTGTAATTTTATGTTAGGTCTTTATTTGTAAGAaagttaaagaaataaaattgataAAATGCTCtggctttcattttaaaagctatCCTAGAAGGGTTAAGTAATACAACCCGggtctgttttatttcttagcCTCTATTGCTGCAATAGAAGAGTTTCCTGCCCTTTCTTACACAGAATATTCATACTTAATTGCTATGAAAAATGCAATATAATTTTAAAGGGGGTGTATGTTTCTTTATTGTATTCTTTCTGTGGTTAGTATATTTTACCAGCTGTTGGAACTGTGTTTGCAGAATAGCActgatatttttattactaCTGAAAAGTCAAGTAGAAGATGAGATAGTTGTGTTGTTGGGATGTGTTGATCTCAGGATCTGATGATGCTGTAATGAGCACAGAGATTTACATCATACATGCTCAGAAAGTGTTTGATTGTACCTTAGGTATTCACAACATCTCTTAGTCAAATGAGTCCCATTAAAGTTACTCATCTATACTTGAGGAACCATATGCTTAAAATAATCTGGTCAGAGTTGTTTTTGCCTCAGCTTCACTAAGAATCCAGATAAAGCACACATCTAGCTTATTCACGCTCTCATGTGAATACAATCCATCACAGTGAGTGACAGACCAGTTCCAGtataataaaaacattatttgcATTTAGTTGGAACTATTCGCCTGTGAATGTTCAGTACGTGTTTTGTGTCAGATTGGTTCAGTTAGTGACCTGCTGTTTTTCTTAGGTCTTCTGAATGAAGAAAGTAGcatgtatttgttttaaagaaaagagtTGTTAGCCATGATTTAATTGGAGAGTGATTCTGGaatcagaatattttgtttcagtagTCATATTTTCCATTGGATTAAAAGATCAATAAATAAAGCCTGCATTAGTCCAGCATAGGAGAGGAATAATACTTCATCTGTGGTCTTCAGCGTGTCATTTGCCATATCTGGTGATTGCCAGATTTAAGCTGTTTTGGGGCACAGTACCACTACATCAGCTGATTCACAGTGGTTTACTTCAGTACTGCGCTGTGTATGAATCCTTGCAGGCTAGTTTCCAGTCTTCTGAAATTGCTTTGGCAAATAGCAAATGTTTTCTGAGTGAGATCATATTTGTAGTGTTGCTGGGCTGTTtacttaaaaataatgtaaactCCTGTTCTAATTCTTTCTGACAAGTGGATTtggaagaaataagaaattctGTAGCTATTGATGTATGCTGGTGTAGAGTGCAATATGCTGTTCCTGGGCAGAACAAATTATTTATGTCTCACTTTTGGACGTacaaattcttttaaatttttcacaaaaaaaaataataatcagcCAGTAGAATAAAGTGTAATATCTAACTTTGCCTTCAGCATTTCTGTAAAGGTGGGAAAATTCACTCAGAACAGATCCATAATAGTCTTTGATCGAAATAGAAGTGGTTTTGAGTATTGGGTCATAAgtacttggggaaaaaagcatGTTGAGGCATCACAGGAGCTTCTCTGGACTGTGAAGATGGACTCATTAAATGAAGGTGAAAGAAGTTGTTTCTTTGGTGCTCATATTTATAagagaagtaaagaaaaaactGATTCACACCACCACCATCGCCGCCCACTCTTCCCAAAACAATAGGATTTTTACTTTGCATAACACAACCCAAACGTTTTACTAAGGCTTTCTCATAGACTTCTTCCATTTATCCTGACTTGTGGGTATAACTGAAACTTAATGTTCACATAATCTTACCTGAAAGGGATAAGTTATTCCAAATTTGAGTGACTAATTGTGCTGATAAATAACAAGATTATTGTTACTTCAGCTGTCAGGAATATGGTCTTTTATTCAGGATCTTCTTTAAAAGCCTACCTACATTCTTATGGGAGCTGATCAGTACTTCCTGCCATATCCTCTAAATGGGTAGTGTTGATCTCCCATGTTTAAGCATCTGTGGTTTCCCTCTGTTTTGAATAAAACTAGGGACCTGGGGTGAAAACTCAAAGCTGTAAGGAAAAGAAGAGACCACTTACACATCCAAAAATACAGACAGTTGTTATGTGATACATGTTAAAGTGTTTTTCTAGCACTGTTCTTAAAGCttactttaaaagaaatttacaCATGTAAACTATGCTTCTGTacaaatttaaggaaaaaaattgaaatatctAAATATTATTAGGTATTATAGTTAGCAGTAAGATCTTCTTGTTTTATTGGATGACCCAAATACTTCTGGAACAGCATGGTACTGTTGACAACTGAGATCTGCTTGTTTTGTAGCTTGACTCAAAGCCAGCATGTGAAACTGTGTTTATGTTATAGGGAACTGTCAGGAGATGAACTTGGGACCTGTAGGTAGATTTGGTATGAAAAAGTTGTTTAAGTTGAGATGCCTTAACACAAGGAAAGTAGTGTAAATGCTTATCTTTGgggtgctgctttccagcactgTACTTGTCAAATTTCATTGCCCTTCTTATCTCTGAGAAGAAGTATTGCAGCAACAAAGGATTCTGCCCCCCCCCAAATTAAGGGAACACAATATCTGCTTTAAGGGCAACTGTATCTTTACCACGCTTGCTTTAGGTCTAGGGGTTTTTTAGGTGCTTACTTTTTTTTCACCTCCCCACCCACTGTTAAAACCAATGCATTGGTATTATAGGTTATATTATAGATTACATTGCTTTAACAAATACCTGTGATACAGTGTTTAGTTTGGATGTGTTTCTTAAAGCATGAAAAGAAACCCCAATTGTGTCCTTTATACAATCCAAATTCCTGTGTGCAATGCAGCTAAGAATTTCTTTGaaggttttcaaaacatttaggtcAGCAAGTATGAGGAGCAAAGATAAGTTTATGGCTACGTTTTCCTGTACCAAAGCTCTACAGTGTTTGCTAAGCCAGAAGCATCATCATGTTTTGTCTTCTAAATTTTGACCTTCATGCACCCTTCATACTCCTGATAGTGCTTGCAGGAGCCCATACCTCATGATTGCAATATGCATTCATTGTATTTAGGAATTGCTGTAGTGATTTTTAGCTGCAGAAATCTGCATAATCTTAGTATGCTGCAACTCTGGAAAAACTTTTGGTTGTTCTTTATCACATATGTATTTGTGAGCAGGAAGAAcactttttttaatgtcttaagATGAGGAACTTCATTTCTTCCAAAGAGACTCCAAAACTCGTGTTTGTTCTTTCCGTGGGTAATCGTGTTTTACTTTTGATATCTGGCTTCAGAGTTGTCACTCCTCTTTAATAATATACTCATTGTGAAATAactaataatattaaattagaTATTATATGGaaatacacatatatgtatttaaGTCTGAGTTTTGTTCAAAAATTATGCACGAATGTTCAAAAGTTATGCATTATTTTCTAGAGATGTTAtgtgtacattttttttaagttggaGATTTTTTAATGTCAGATTGTATCTGGAAACTGATACTAttctctcttcccatttcagACTAGAAGATGAATAATCTTTCCTTTAGTGAACTGTGTTGCCTGTTCTGTTGTCCACCATGTCCAGGGAAAATTGCCTCCAAACTGGCATTCTTACCTCCTGATCCCACATACACACTGATGTGTGATGAGAGTGGTAGTCGCTGGACTTTACATCTCTCAGAGCGAGCAGACTGGCAATATTCTTCTAGAGAAAAAGATGCCATTGAGTGCTTCATGACTAGAACATGTAAAGGCAACAGGATTGCCTGTATGTTTGTGCGTTGCTCACCTAACGCCAAGTACACTTTGCTCTTCTCACATGGAAATGCTGTTGACCTGGGTCAGATGAGCAGCTTTTATATAGGACTGGGTTCACGGATCAACTGCAACATATTCTCCTATGATTATTCTGGATATGGTGCAAGTTCTGGGAAGCCGACAGAGAAGAATCTGTATGCTGATATTGATGCTGCTTGGGTGGCTCTTAGGACAAGGTAAGACATTAGGtacgattttttttttttacagcatgCTTGTCAAATGGTTTTATTTCACATGCATCAGTAGTTGAAACAGCAGTGCTGTGAT from Poecile atricapillus isolate bPoeAtr1 chromosome Z, bPoeAtr1.hap1, whole genome shotgun sequence encodes:
- the ABHD17B gene encoding alpha/beta hydrolase domain-containing protein 17B, with product MNNLSFSELCCLFCCPPCPGKIASKLAFLPPDPTYTLMCDESGSRWTLHLSERADWQYSSREKDAIECFMTRTCKGNRIACMFVRCSPNAKYTLLFSHGNAVDLGQMSSFYIGLGSRINCNIFSYDYSGYGASSGKPTEKNLYADIDAAWVALRTRYGIRPENVIIYGQSIGTVPSVDLAARYESAAVILHSPLTSGMRVAFPDTKRTYCFDAFPNIDKISKITSPVLIIHGTEDEVIDFSHGLALFERCQRPVEPLWVEGAGHNDVELYGQYLERLKQFVSHELVNL